The following are encoded together in the Canis aureus isolate CA01 chromosome 30, VMU_Caureus_v.1.0, whole genome shotgun sequence genome:
- the SON gene encoding protein SON isoform X4: MATNIEQIFRSFVVSKFREIQQELSSGRSEGQLNGETNTPNEGNQAGDAAASARSLPNEEIVQKIEEVLSGVLDTELRYKPDLKEASRKSRCVSVQTDPTDEIPTKKSKKHKKHKNKKKKKKKEKEKKYKRQPEESESKVKSHHDGNIDLESDSFLKFDSEPSAMALEHPVRAFGLSETSESPAVVLEPPVVSMEISESHTLETLKPATKTAELSVASTSVISVQSEQSVALTLEPSMTKILDSFTTAPVPTTTVVLKSPEPVVTMSMEYQMKPVLKSLETIPPEQSQIILEPPVAKGLESSETLVVSPEIPTEVHPEPSTSTTMDFPESSATEGLPLPEQPIEVPSEIADSSMTRPQELLELPKTTALELPESSVASVMELPGPPATSKPELQGPPVTPVLELPGPSATPLPELPGPLSTPVPELLGPPATAVPELPGPSATSVPQLSQELPGLPAPSVGLEPPQEVPEPPVMAQELPGLPAVTAAVELPGQPAVTVAMELTEQPVTTSELEQPVGMTTVEHPGPPEVTTATGLLGQPEAAMVLELPGQPVATTALELPGQPSVTGVPELPGLPSATRALELSGQPVATGALELPGQLMATGALEFSGQSGAAGALELLGQPLATGVLELPGQPGAPELPGQPVATVALEISVQSVVTTELSTMTVSQSLEVPSTTALESYNTVAQELPTTLVGETSVTVGVDPLMAQESHMLASNTMETHMLASNTMDSQMLASNTMDSQMLASNTMDSQMLASSTMDSQMLATSSMDSQMLATSSMDSQMLATSSMDSQMLATSSMDSQMLATSSMDSQMLATSSMDSQMLATSSMDSQMLATSTMDSQMLATSTMDSQMLATSSMDSQMLASGTMDSQMLASGTMDAQMLASGTMDAQMLASSTQDSAMLGSKSPDPYRLAQDPYRLAQDPYRLGHDPYRLGHDAYRLGQDPYRLGHDPYRLTPDPYRMSPRPYRIAPRSYRIAPRPYRLAPRPLMLASRRSMMMSYAAERSMMSSYERSMMSYERSMMSPMAERSMMSAYERSMMSAYERSMMSPMAERSMMSAYERSMMSAYERSMMSPMADRSMMSMGADRSMMSSYSAADRSMMSSYSAADRSMMSSYTADRSMMSMATDSYTDSYTDTYTEAYMVPPLPPEEPPTMPPLPPEEPPMTPPLPPEEPPEGPALPTEQSALTAENTWSTEVPALPPEESVSLSEPSVSQSEMSEPSALPANYSVSASDPSVLASEAAVTVPEPPLEPESSVTATPVESTVVAEEHQIVPERAVTYMVSETPMMTAEPTVLTSEPSVMSETAETFDSMKASGHVASEVSLSLLEPAATNPEPSQNTLELPAMTVSELPAVAVPQPPTGTVPEPPTVAVLETPAVAIPDPTAVAVSDPVAVAVPDPPVEAVPETLALAESEHVTIPVPVSALEPTVPVLEPVVSVPQPNTVVSEPSVSVQESTVIISEPAVTVSEQTQVIPDEMVLESTPMILEPTVIKGVSILPGDQNLAPEIGIQEIPMHADEEPHAEGHLKNDPYESENGTNIELNVNNHLVAKEMEHNTVSAASTGAVDEIGEGNILSISETKQCTVLDTCSSVSEADGGTLSSAGPLALEPDAMGTSKGIEFATESALSSVNKYDVEVSLTTQDTEHDMIISTSPSGGSEADIEGPLPAKDIHLDLPSNNFMSKDAEGPLPIKECDQTLAVALSPKESSGEDKEVALPTKEILSDSGFSANIDDINEADLVRPLLPKDMERLTSLRAGIEGPLLASEVERDKSAASPVVISIPERASESSSEEKDDYEIFVKVKDTHEKSKKNKNRDKGEKEKKRDSSLRSRSKRSKSSEHKSRKRTSESRSRARKRSSKSKSHRSQTRSRSRSRRRRRSSRSRSKSRGRRSVSKEKRKRSPKHRSKSRERKRKRSSSRDNRKTVRARSRTPSRRSRSHTPSRRRRSRSVGRRSFSISPSRRSRTPSRRSRTPSRRSRTPSRRSRTPSRRSRTPSRRSRTPSRRRRSRSVVRRRSFSISPVRLRRSRTPLRRRFSRSPIRRKRSRSSERGRSPKRLTDLNKAQLLEIAKANAAAMCAKAGVPLPPNLKPAPPPTIEEKVAKKSGGATIEELTEKCKQIAQSKEDDDVIVNKPHVSDEEEEEPPFYHHPFKLSEPKPIFFNLNIAAAKPTPPKSQVTLTKEFPVSSGSQHRKKEADSVYGEWVPVEKNGEENKDDDNVFSSNLPSEGRVKRQGRVRRQMKQPAASHLTVTRCNSLCGTKPQSEKHRIAENSVITSLPNIGPSLHLWEGSPRYNYLASRFASRLYSSRFWW, encoded by the exons ATGGCGACCAACATCGAGCAGATTTTTAGGTCTTTCGTGGTCAGTAAATTCCGGGAAATTCAACAGGAGCTTTCCAG TGGAAGGAGTGAAGGCCAGCTCAATGGTGAAACAAATACACCTAATGAAGGAAACCAGGCAGGTGATGCAGCTGCCTCTGCCAGGAGCCTCCCAAATGAAGAAATAGTTCAGAAGATAGAGGAAGTACTTTCTGGGGTCTTAGATACAGAACTACGATATAAGCCAG ACCTGAAGGAGGCCTCCAGAAAAAGTAGATGTGTGTCTGTACAAACAGATCCTACTGATGAAATTCCCACCAAAAAGTCAAAGAAgcataaaaagcacaaaaataaaaagaagaaaaagaagaaagaaaaggaaaaaaagtataaaagacagCCAGAAGAATCTGAGTCAAAGGTGAAATCACATCATGATGGGAACATAGATTTAGAATCAGATTCCTTTTTGAAGTTTGATTCTGAACCTTCAGCGATGGCACTGGAGCATCCTGTAAGAGCTTTTGGCCTTTCTGAGACCAGTGAATCTCCTGCAGTTGTGTTAGAGCCTCCTGTGGTGTCCATGGAGATATCAGAGTCACACACCTTAGAAACTCTGAAGCCAGCTACAAAAACTGCAGAACTGTCAGTTGCATCAACATCAGTAATTTCAGTGCAGTCAGAGCAGTCTGTGGCACTCACGCTGGAACCATCCATGACAAAGATTCTGGATTCTTTTACAACGGCACCAGTGCCTACTACAACAGTAGTGCTAAAGTCACCTGAGCCAGTTGTAACAATGTCAATGGAGTATCAGATGAAGCCTGTGCTGAAATCTTTGGAGACCATACCTCCAGAGCAGTCACAGATCATATTAGAACCTCCAGTAGCAAAAGGGCTAGAGTCATCGGAAACCCTTGTGGTATCGCCTGAGATACCTACTGAGGTACATCCTGAGCCAAGCACATCAACAACAATGGATTTTCCAGAGTCGTCTGCAACTGAAGGGCTCCCATTGCCAGAGCAGCCTATAGAAGTACCATCGGAGATTGCAGATTCATCCATGACAAGACCACAGGAGTTGCTGGAGCTGCCCAAGACCACGGCGTTGGAGCTGCCGGAGTCGTCGGTGGCCTCAGTGATGGAGTTGCCGGGGCCACCTGCGACCTCCAAGCCGGAGTTGCAGGGGCCCCCTGTGACTCCAGTGCTGGAGTTACCTGGGCCCTCTGCTACCCCATTGCCAGAGTTGCCAGGCCCCCTTTCTACCCCAGTGCCTGAGTTGCTAGGGCCCCCTGCGACAGCAGTGCCTGAGTTGCCGGGGCCCTCAGCGACATCAGTGCCACAGTTGTCGCAGGAATTGCCAGGGCTTCCAGCACCATCCGTGGGGTTGGAGCCACCACAGGAGGTACCAGAGCCACCTGTGATGGCACAGGAGTTGCCAGGGCTGCCTGCGGTGACAGCAGCAGTAGAGTTGCCAGGGCAGCCTGCGGTAACAGTAGCAATGGAGTTGACCGAACAACCTGTGACGACGTCAGAGTTGGAGCAGCCTGTGGGGATGACAACGGTGGAACATCCTGGGCCGCCTGAGGTGACAACGGCAACAGGGTTGCTGGGGCAGCCTGAGGCAGCAATGGTGCTGGAGTTGCCAGGACAGCCAGTGGCAACGACAGCGCTGGAGTTGCCAGGGCAGCCTTCGGTGACTGGGGTGCCAGAGTTGCCAGGGCTGCCTTCGGCAACTAGGGCACTGGAGTTGTCAGGGCAGCCTGTGGCAACTGGGGCACTGGAGTTGCCTGGGCAGCTCATGGCAACTGGGGCACTGGAGTTCTCGGGGCAGTCTGGGGCAGCTGGAGCACTGGAGCTTTTGGGGCAGCCTCTGGCAACAGGGGTGCTGGAGttgccagggcagcctggggcaCCAGAGTTGCCTGGGCAGCCTGTGGCAACTGTGGCGCTGGAGATCTCTGTTCAGTCTGTGGTGACAACGGAGCTGTCAACGATGACCGTGTCGCAGTCCCTGGAGGTGCCCTCGACGACAGCGCTGGAGTCCTATAATACGGTAGCACAGGAGCTGCCTACTACATTAGTGGGGGAGACTTCTGTAACAGTAGGAGTGGATCCCTTGATGGCCCAGGAATCCCATATGTTAGCTTCTAACACCATGGAGACCCATATGTTAGCGTCCAACACCATGGATTCCCAAATGCTAGCGTCCAACACCATGGATTCCCAGATGCTAGCGTCCAACACTATGGATTCCCAGATGTTAGCCTCTAGCACCATGGACTCCCAGATGTTAGCAACTAGCTCCATGGACTCCCAGATGTTAGCAACTAGCTCCATGGACTCCCAGATGTTAGCAACCAGCTCCATGGACTCTCAGATGTTAGCAACCAGCTCCATGGACTCCCAGATGTTAGCAACCAGTTCCATGGACTCTCAGATGTTAGCAACCAGTTCCATGGACTCCCAGATGTTAGCAACCAGCTCCATGGACTCCCAGATGTTAGCAACCAGCACCATGGATTCCCAGATGTTAGCAACCAGCACTATGGACTCCCAGATGTTAGCTACTAGCTCTATGGATTCTCAGATGTTAGCATCAGGCACTATGGACTCTCAAATGTTAGCCTCCGGCACCATGGATGCTCAGATGTTGGCATCAGGTACCATGGATGCCCAGATGTTAGCATCTAGTACCCAAGATTCTGCTATGTTGGGTTCAAAATCTCCTGATCCCTACAGGTTAGCTCAGGATCCTTACAGGTTAGCTCAGGATCCCTATAGGTTAGGTCATGACCCTTACAGATTAGGTCATGATGCCTACAGATTAGGGCAAGATCCCTATAGATTAGGCCATGATCCCTACAGACTAACTCCTGATCCCTataggatgtcacctagaccctATAGGATAGCACCCAGGTCCTATAGAATAGCCCCCAGGCCATATAGGTTAGCACCAAGACCCCTGATGTTGGCATCTAGACGTTCTATGATGATGTCCTATGCTGCAGAACGTTCCATGATGTCATCTTACGAACGCTCCATGATGTCCTATGAGCGGTCTATGATGTCCCCTATGGCTGAGCGCTCTATGATGTCAGCCTATGAGCGCTCTATGATGTCAGCCTATGAGCGCTCTATGATGTCCCCTATGGCTGAGCGTTCTATGATGTCAGCTTACGAACGCTCTATGATGTCAGCTTACGAGCGCTCCATGATGTCCCCAATGGCTGACCGATCTATGATGTCCATGGGTGCCGACCGGTCTATGATGTCGTCCTACTCTGCTGCTGACCGGTCTATGATGTCATCGTACTCTGCAGCTGACCGATCTATGATGTCATCTTACACTGCTGATCGTTCAATGATGTCTATGGCAACTGATTCTTACACCGATTCTTATACTGATACATACACGGAGGCATATATGGTGCCACCTTTGCCTCCTGAAGAGCCTCCAACAATGCCACCATTACCACCTGAGGAGCCACCAATGACACCACCATTGCCTCCTGAGGAACCACCAGAGGGTCCAGCATTACCTACTGAGCAGTCAGCATTAACTGCTGAAAATACTTGGTCTACTGAGGTGCCAGCATTACCTCCTGAAGAGTCTGTGTCGCTGTCTGAACCTTCTGTGAGTCAAAGTGAGATGTCAGAGCCTTCGGCATTGCCTGCTAATTATTCAGTGTCAGCATCAGATCCTTCAGTGTTAGCATCAGAGGCTGCTGTGACTGTTCCAGAACCACCGTTAGAGCCAGAGTCTTCAGTTACAGCAACACCTGTAGAGTCTACTGTAGTAGCAGAAGAACATCAAATTGTTCCAGAGAGAGCAGTGACTTACATGGTATCTGAAACTCCCATGATGACAGCTGAACCAACTGTATTAACATCAGAGCCTTCAGTTATGTCTGAGACAGCAGAAACTTTTGATTCCATGAAAGCTTCAGGACATGTTGCCTCAgaggtatctctctctctcctggagcCAGCTGCAACTAATCCGGAGCCATCACAGAACACTCTAGAGCTGCCAGCCATGACTGTTTCAGAGCTACCAGCTGTGGCTGTCCCACAGCCACCAACTGGGACTGTTCCAGAGCCCCCAACTGTGGCTGTCTTGGAGACCCCAGCTGTGGCTATCCCAGATCCAACAGCTGTGGCTGTCTCTGACCCAGTAGCTGTGGCTGTTCCAGATCCACCTGTTGAGGCTGTCCCAGAGACCCTGGCCTTGGCTGAATCAGAGCATGTTACCATTCCTGTGCCAGTTTCTGCCCTGGAGCCTACTGTGCCTGTACTGGAACCAGTAGTGTCAGTCCCTCAACCTAATACAGTTGTATCAGAACCATCTGTTTCTGTCCAAGAATCCACTGTGATAATTTCAGAGCCTGCTGTCACTGTCTCAGAACAGACCCAAGTAATACCAGATGAGATGGTTTTAGAGTCTACACCAATGATACTGGAGCCGACTGTTATAAAAGGAGTGAGTATATTACCTGGGGATCAAAATCTTGCTCCAGAGATTGGCATACAGGAGATTCCCATGCATGCAGATGAAGAGCCACATGCTGAAGGACACCTGAAGAATGACCCTTATGAAAGTGAAAATGGTACAAATATAGAACTTAATGTAAATAATCACTTAGTTGCTAAAGAGATGGAACATAATACAGTGTCTGCTGCCAGCACTGGTGCTGTTGATGAAATTGGTGAAGGGAATATTTTGTCCATCAGTGAGACTAAACAATGCACAGTATTGGATACCTGCTCTAGTGTTAGTGAAGCTGATGGAGGAACTCTATCTTCTGCTGGTCCCCTTGCTCTTGAACCTGATGCAATGGGAACTAGTAAGGGTATTGAATTTGCCACAGAATCTGCTCTCAGTTCAGTTAATAAATATGATGTTGAAGTATCCTTAACTACTCAAGATACTGAACATGACATGATAATTTCCACTAGTCCTAGTGGTGGTAGTGAAGCTGACATAGAGGGACCTTTGCCTGCTAAGGACATTCATCTTGATTTACCATCAAATAACTTTATGAGTAAGGATGCAGAAGGACCATTGCCTATAAAAGAGTGTGACCAGACATTGGCAGTTGCTCTCAGTCCTAAAGAAAGTAGTGGAGAAGATAAAGAAGTAGCTCTCCCTACTAAAGAGATACTGTCGGATTCAGGATTTTCTGCTAATATTGATGATATTAATGAAGCAGATTTAGTGAGACCATTACTTCCTAAGGATATGGAACGTCTTACAAGCCTTAGAGCTGGTATTGAAGGACCTTTACTTGCAAGTGAGGTTGAACGTGACAAATCTGCTGCCAGTCCGGTTGTAATCAGTATACCAGAAAGAGCTTCAGAATCTTCCTCAGAGGAAAAAGATGATTATGAAATTTTTGTAAAAGTTAAGGACACAcatgaaaaaagcaagaaaaacaagaaccgGGACAAaggtgagaaagagaagaaaagagactcTTCGTTAAGATCTCGAAGTAAGCGTTCCAAGTCTTCTGAACACAAATCACGCAAGCGTACCAGCGAATCTCGTTCTAGGGCAAGGAAGAGATCATCTAAGTCCAAGTCTCATCGTTCTCAAACACGTTCAAGGTCCCGTTCAAGacgcaggaggaggagcagcagatcAAGGTCAAAGTCCAGAGGAAGGCGCTCTGTATCAAAAGAGAAGCGTAAAAGATCTCCAAAGCACAGGTCGAAgtccagggaaagaaaaagaaaaagatcaagttCTAGGGATAACCGGAAAACAGTTAGAGCTCGTAGTCGCACCCCAAGTCGTCGGAGTCGGAGTCACACTCCCAGTCGCCGAAGAAGATCTAGAtctgtggggaggaggagcttTAGTATTTCCCCAAGTCGCCGGAGCCGCACCCCGAGCCGCCGAAGCCGCACCCCGAGCCGCCGGAGCCGAACCCCAAGCCGCCGGAGCCGAACCCCGAGCCGCCGAAGCCGCACCCCGAGCCGCCGAAGCCGCACCCCGAGCCGCCGGAGAAGATCAAGGTCTGTGGTAAGGAGACGAAGCTTTAGTATCTCACCAGTAAGATTAAGGAGATCACGAACACCCTTGAGAAGAAGGTTCAGCAGATCTCCCATCCGTCGTAAACGATCCAGGTCTTCTGAAAGAGGCAGATCACCTAAACGTCTGACAGATTTGa ATAAGGCTCAATTACTTGAAATAGCCAAAGCTAATGCAGCTGCCATGTGTGCTAAGGCTGGTGTTCCTTTACCGCCAAACCTAAAGCCTGCACCTCCACCCACAATAGAAGAGAAAGTTGCTAAAAAATCAGGAGGAGCTACTATAGAAGAACTAACTGAG aaatgcaaacAGATCGCACAGAGTAAAGAAGATGATGATGTAATAGTGAATAAGCCTCATGTTTcggatgaagaggaagaagaacctCCTTTTTATCATCATCCCTTTAAACTCAGTGAACCCAAACCCATTTTTTTCAATCTGAAT ATTGCTGCAGCAAAGCCAACTCCACCAAAAAGCCAGGTAACATTAACAAAAGAATTTCCTGTGTCATCTGGATCTCAACATCgaaaaaaagaagcagatagTGTTTATGGAGAGTGGGTTCCTGTAGAGAAAAAtggtgaagaaaacaaagatgatgaTAATGTTTTCAGCAGCAATTTGCCCTCTGAG GGCCGGGTTAAACGGCAGGGCCGGGTTAGACGACAGATGAAACAACCCGCAGCTTCTCATTTGACAGTAACTCGATGCAATTCACTTTGTGGAACCAAGCCACAAAGTGAAAAGCATCGAATTGCAGAGAACAGTGTTATCACATCCTTACCCAACATTGGGCCCTCCTTGCACTTATGGGAAGGTAGCCCAAGGTACAACTATTTAGCTTCCCGTTTTGCTTCAAGGCTCTATAGCTCTAGATTTTGGTGGTAG